A region of the Deltaproteobacteria bacterium HGW-Deltaproteobacteria-2 genome:
TCCCGCTGCAGAAAGAGCCGCTTCGGCACGCTTGGGATCATCAACAATTAGATTGATAATGCCGAAGGTATCAGCTGTCGCTATCGTCGTCGCTCGAATGTTGATTTTTTCCTTGGCCAGAACACCGGTTATCTGAGCAAGCTTTCCGGACTTATTTTCCGCGAAAATAGAAAGCTGATAAGCAAACATTCTTTTCTCCTTTTTGTTTAATTACTCTCTGTCTGTGCTTCCACAAGGCTCCCGCCGTAATACTTTTCACGGAGCTTCGGCTTTTCGATTTTCCCGGTGGGATTGCGCGGCACCTTTTCAAAAATTATTTTATGCGGACGCTTGTAACGGGGCAGTGCGTTGCAGAACTCTGCAATTTCGGCCTCAGAAGATGAAGCACCCGGCTTTAACTCAACTATCGCGGCAACGATTTCGCCCAGACGGTGATCGGGAAGACCGATCACGGCGACATCTTTAATTGCGTTGTGTGTACGCAGAAAATCCTCGATCTGTACAGGATAAATGTTTTCGCCGCCTGTTATAATTACGTCTTTCTTGCGATCCACAAGATAGATAAACCCGTCTTCATCCAGACGCGCCATATCGCCGGTATAGAGCCAGCCGTTTTTGAGCACCTCGGCGGTGGCTTCCGGATTTTTGTAATAGCATTTCATAACGCCCGGGCCTTTTACACAAAGCTCGCCCACCTCGCCTTGCTTCACAGGACAACCATTTTCATCCGCTATCTGCAATTCCCAACTGTAACCGGCTTTTCCGATAGCGCCGACTTTATGGATGTTTTCTATGCCGAGATGGACGCAACCCGGCCCGATAGATTCCGAAAGACCGTAATTGGTATCATATTCGTGGTTGGGAAAATATTTTTTCCAGCGTTTAATCAGACTGGGCGGAACCGGCTGAGCGCCGATGTGCATCAGCCTCCACTGCTGCAATTTGTAATTCTCCAATTTTATATCGCCGCGTTCGATGGCATCCAGAATGTCCTGTGCCCACGGAACCAACAGCCAGACAATTGTTATCTGTTCTTCGGATATCACTTTGAATATCCATTCCGGTTTGACGCCACGCAGCAGAACCGCTTTGCTGCCGGAGAGAAGACTGCCGAACCAGTGCATTTTCGCTCCGGTAT
Encoded here:
- a CDS encoding AMP-dependent synthetase, with translation MPITEILASNATLYGEEICLIEINPQIKEINASWKDYDLVETNPENRYRREMTWREFDDKANRFANFLLGRGLTKGHKVGILLMNCLEWLPIYFGILKTGALAVPLNYRYTEDEIKYCLDLADCDVLIFGPEFTERVVAIRDNIPKIKIKLFLGVGRPAFAESYYALTACCSSTAPKIKLSDDDDAAIYFSSGTTGFPKAILHTHRALMISCEVEMAHHKQTRKDNFLCIPPLYHTGAKMHWFGSLLSGSKAVLLRGVKPEWIFKVISEEQITIVWLLVPWAQDILDAIERGDIKLENYKLQQWRLMHIGAQPVPPSLIKRWKKYFPNHEYDTNYGLSESIGPGCVHLGIENIHKVGAIGKAGYSWELQIADENGCPVKQGEVGELCVKGPGVMKCYYKNPEATAEVLKNGWLYTGDMARLDEDGFIYLVDRKKDVIITGGENIYPVQIEDFLRTHNAIKDVAVIGLPDHRLGEIVAAIVELKPGASSSEAEIAEFCNALPRYKRPHKIIFEKVPRNPTGKIEKPKLREKYYGGSLVEAQTESN